One window of the Trifolium pratense cultivar HEN17-A07 linkage group LG2, ARS_RC_1.1, whole genome shotgun sequence genome contains the following:
- the LOC123907489 gene encoding probable LRR receptor-like serine/threonine-protein kinase At3g47570, with translation MKHMLHAFFSVCLNLLLLYNLILLCFCTKKTTYALGNDSDYLSLLKFKEAISKDTNRIFESWNSSTQFCKWHGITCMDQRVIELKLEGYQLHGTISPYVGNLSFLTNFNLMNNSFYGTIPQELFHLVKLQKLYLTNNSLVGEIPTNLSSLLNLKSLFLQGNNLVGRIPNEIGSLRKLQQMNIWNNNLTGEIPSSIGNLSFLINFNVGSNNLEGNIPQEICHLKNLETISLGINKLSGKLPLCLYNMSSLTKISVDLNKFNGSLPPNMFHTLPNLETLFIGGNQISGPIPASITNASGLRAFDVTVNKFIGQVPSLGKLKDLHLLGLSQNNLGSNSSNDLEFVESLENCSKLYVIDISYNNFGGPLPNSLGNMSNKLNSLYLGGNHILGKIPAELGNLVNLYLFTVEDNRFEGTIPDTFAKFQKLQVLELSGNQLSGNIPAFIGNLGQLFYLGLGHNMLEGNIPPSIGNCQKLYHLDLSQNNLRGTIPIEVFSLFSLTKLLDLSGNSLSGSLPQEVGKLEYTEMLNFSENHLSGDIPGTIGECVSLEYLYLQGNSFNGVIPASLASLKGLQQLDLSRNSLSGSIPKGIQNISFLQYFNVSFNMLEGEVPTEGVFRNATEVAVTGNNNLCGGISKLNLPPCPLKGKKHEKHHDFKLIAAIVSVVSFLLILIIILTIYCMRKKNKTPSFESPTIGLMVKISYEDLYNGTDGFSTRNLIGSGNFGSVYLGSLESEDKVVAIKVLKLQKKGAHKSFIAECNALKNIRHRNLVKILTSCSSTDFKGQEFKALVFEYMKNGNLESWLHPSKEIAGPQNTLNLAQRLNIIIDVASAFHYLHHECEQPVIHCDLKPSNILLDDSMVAHVSDFGIAKLLPSIGVSLMQNSTVGIKGTIGYAPPEYGMGSKLSIEGDMYSFGILVLEMLTGRRPTDEMFEDSHSLHNFVKISISNDLLQIVDPTIVHNELERATDSENLGVMHSNAEKCLFSLFSIALACSMESPKERMSMVEVIREVNIIKSFFPTEGLIEKAALQTQKV, from the exons ATGAAGCACATGTTACATGCATTTTTCTCTGTGTGCCTTAACTTATTACTACTATATAATTTAATCTTACTTTGCTTTTGCACCAAGAAAACTACTTATGCATTAGGAAATGATAGTGATTACTTATCATTGCTCAAATTCAAGGAAGCAATATCCAAAGACACAAATAGAATCTTTGAGTCTTGGAATAGTTCTACACAATTTTGCAAGTGGCATGGAATCACATGCATGGATCAAAGAGTTATAGAGTTGAAACTAGAAGGATATCAATTGCATGGAACCATATCACCTTATGTTGGTAATCTTTCTTTTCTAacaaatttcaatctcatgaaCAATAGTTTCTATGGAACAATTCCACAAGAATTGTTTCATTTAGTAAAACTACAAAAACTTTACCTTACCAATAACTCATTGGTTGGTGAAATTCCAACAAATTTATCAAGTTTGTTGAATCTCAAAAGCTTATTTTTGCAAGGGAATAATCTTGTTGGTAGAATACCAAATGAAATTGGTTCTCTTAGGAAGCTACAACAAATGAATATTTGGAACAATAATTTAACAGGTGAAATTCCATCATCTATAGGGAATCTTTCatttcttataaattttaatgttgGTTCTAATAACTTAGAGGGAAATATTCCACAAGAAATATGTCATTTGAAGAATTTAGAAACTATCTCATTAGGTATAAACAAATTATCTGGTAAACTTCCACTCTGTCTTTATAACATGTCATCTCTTACTAAAATTTCTGTTGACTTAAACAAATTTAATGGCTCTCTTCCACCAAACATGTTCCATACTCTTCCGAATCTCGAAACACTTTTCATCGGTGGGAATCAAATCTCCGGTCCAATCCCGGCTTCCATCACAAATGCATCTGGCTTAAGAGCATTTGATGTTACTGTAAACAAATTCATTGGTCAAGTTCCAAGTCTTGGGAAGCTAAAAGATCTTCATCTTCTAGGTTTGTCTCAGAACAATCTTGGAAGCAACTCTAGTAATGATTTGGAGTTTGTAGAGTCATTGGAAAATTGTAGTAAGTTGTATGTGATTGATATATCTTACAACAATTTTGGAGGTCCTTTACCGAATTCGTTAGGAAATATGTCTAACAAACTCAACAGTCTATATCTTGGGGGAAATCATATATTAGGAAAAATTCCGGCAGAATTAGGAAATCTAGTTAACCTATATCTCTTTACCGTGGAAGATAACCGTTTTGAAGGGACGATTCCTGATACTTTTGCGAAGTTTCAAAAGTTGCAAGTGTTAGAATTGAGTGGGAACCAATTGTCAGGAAATATACCGGCGTTTATAGGAAACCTCGGTCAGTTGTTTTATTTGGGTTTAGGACATAATATGTTAGAAGGAAATATTCCACCAAGTATAGGAAATTGCCAAAAGTTATACCACTTAGACCTTTCGCAAAATAATCTTCGAGGAACCATACCGATAGAGGTTTTTAGTCTCTTTTCATTAACAAAATTGTTGGACTTGTCGGGAAACTCATTGAGCGGTAGTCTACCACAGGAAGTAGGCAAGCTAGAATATACCGAAATGCTGAATTTCTCTGAGAATCATTTGTCTGGTGATATTCCTGGAACCATCGGAGAATGTGTTAGCTTAGAGTACCTTTATTTGCAAGGAAATTCCTTCAATGGAGTCATACCTGCCTCTTTGGCTTCACTAAAAGGTCTTCAACAATTAGACCTATCACGAAACAGCTTGTCTGGATCAATTCCTAAAGGTATACAAAATATTTCTTTCCTACAATACTTCAATGTATCTTTTAACATGTTGGAAGGCGAGGTACCAACTGAAGGTGTCTTTCGAAATGCAACTGAGGTGGCGGTTACGGGAAACAATAATCTTTGTGGAGGTATTTCAAAACTGAACCTACCTCCATGTCCCTTAAAAGGAAAGAAACATGAAAAACATCATGATTTCAAGTTGATAGCGGCGATAGTTAGTGtggtttcttttcttcttataCTTATAATTATCCTAACTATCTACTGTATGAGGAAAAAAAACAAGACACCTTCTTTTGAGTCGCCGACAATTGGCCTTATGGTTAAGATTTCATATGAAGACTTGTACAATGGAACCGACGGATTCTCAACCAGAAACTTGATAGGATCTGGAAATTTTGGCTCTGTCTACTTAGGAAGTCTCGAGTCAGAGGATAAAGTTGTAGCCATAAAAGTtctaaaacttcaaaagaagggaGCTCACAAGAGTTTCATTGCTGAATGTAACGCGCTGAAAAATATTAGACACCGAAATTTGGTTAAGATTTTGACAAGTTGTTCCAGTACAGATTTCAAAGGTCAAGAATTCAAAGCCCTTGTTTTCGAGTACATGAAAAATGGAAACTTAGAAAGTTGGTTGCATCCATCAAAAGAAATTGCAGGTCCACAAAATACATTGAACCTTGCACAAAggttaaatattattattgatgTTGCTTCAGCATTTCATTACCTTCATCACGAATGTGAGCAACCGGTCATTCATTGTGATTTAAAGCCTAGCAACATTCTTCTTGATGATTCTATGGTAGCTCATGTGAGTGATTTTGGCATAGCGAAATTGCTCCCGAGTATTGGAGTCTCCTTGATGCAAAATAGCACAGTTGGAATAAAGGGGACTATTGGTTATGCTCCTCCAG AATATGGAATGGGATCTAAGTTGTCGATTGAAGGCGATATGTATAGCTTTGGAATTCTAGTTTTAGAAATGTTAACCGGAAGGAGACCTACTGACGAAATGTTTGAAGACAGTCATAGTCTTCacaattttgttaaaatttcgATTTCAAATGACCTTTTGCAGATTGTAGACCCAACCATTGTCCACAATGAATTGGAACGAGCTACCGACAGTGAGAATCTTGGCGTTATGCATTCTAATGCAGAGAAATGTCTATTTTCGCTTTTTAGTATTGCACTTGCTTGTTCAATGGAATCACCGAAAGAAAGAATGAGTATGGTTGAAGTCATAAGAGAGGTTAATATAATCAAAAGTTTCTTTCCTACTGAAGGTTTAATAGAAAAAGCTGCATTACAAACACAAAAAGTatga
- the LOC123907492 gene encoding probable LRR receptor-like serine/threonine-protein kinase At3g47570, translating to MFPTFSLLLYFLFTFKFGTKTIAFTLGNHTDHLALLKFKDSISSDSNGVLDSWNGSIHFCKWHGITCSPMHQRVTELNLPGYKLHGSLSSHVGNLTFLRYINLADNKFFGNIPQELGQLLQLQELYLTNNSFSGEIPTRLSNCFNLKDLYLRGNHLIGKIPIEIGSLQKLQEFSVRGNNLTDGVPSFIGNLSFLTILSVSYNNLEGDIPQEICRLKNLKMILVFANKLSGTFPSCLYNMSSLTTISAAQNQFNDSLPPNIFNSLPNLEVFQIGDNQISGLMPISVANASTLTKLDISKNSFLGKIPNLGRLKNLLRLNLELNNFGYNSTKDLDFLKSLTNCSKLQLVSIAYNNFGGHLPSLIGNLTSQFSQLYLGSNQISGKIPLELGNLYSLIILAMENNRFEGMIPGSFGKFQQMQVLDLSENKLLGHIPSFIGNLSKMYYLSLAHNMLEHNIPPNLGNCQSLNHLNLSQNNLKGTIPIEVLSISALSNSVDLSQNSLSGNLPVEVSRLKNINKLDVSENNLSGEIPITIGQCKKLEYLYLQGNSFGKIIPSSLGSLRGLRYLDLSRNRLSGTIPNVLQNISLEHLNVSFNMLDGEVPKEGVFGNASALAVTGNNKLCGGISHLHLPPCPVEHMKLAKHHNYRLIAVIVSVVVFLLAILLIVSIYLMRKRTKKPFSNSPTTDQLAMVSYQDLYQATDGFSATNLIGSGGFGSVYKGILMSEDKVIVVKVLNLEKKGAQKSFITECNALKNIRHRNLVKILTCCSSIDYKCQEFKALIFEYMKNGSLEQWLHLRTGNVEHPRTLDLNQRLNIIIDVACALHYLHHESEQLVLHCDLKPSNVLIDEDIVAHVSDFGIARLVSSVDSISPKDTSTIGIKGTIGYAPPEYGMGSEVSTHGDMYSFGILILEMLTRRRPTDEMFIDGQNLRMYVEISFPNDVMEILDPHIVARDEEATIEDGNSWNLIPTIEKCLVSLFRIGLACSMDTPKARMNIADATRELNIIRKTFLAGKVFTPSRVIKAEINFGN from the exons ATGTTTCCCACATTTTCACTTttgttatattttctttttactttcAAATTCGGAACAAAAACAATTGCATTTACATTAGGAAACCATACTGATCATTTGGCATTGCTCAAATTCAAGGATTCAATATCAAGTGACTCAAATGGAGTCTTAGATTCTTGGAATGGTTCTATCCACTTCTGTAAATGGCATGGAATCACATGCAGTCCTATGCATCAAAGAGTTACTGAGTTGAACTTACCTGGATATAAGTTACATGGATCCTTATCTTCTCATGTTGGCAATCTCACTTTTCTCAGATACATCAACCTTGCAGACAACAAATTCTTTGGAAATATCCCACAAGAGTTAGGTCAGTTGTTACAATTACAAGAACTCTATCTCACCAATAACTCGTTCTCCGGAGAAATTCCCACACGCTTGTCAAATTGTTTCAACCTTAAGGACTTATACTTGAGAGGGAACCATTTGATTGGAAAAATACCAATTGAAATTGGCTCTCTTCAAAAGCTTCAAGAATTTAGTGTTAGGGGAAACAATTTGACCGACGGAGTCCCATCATTCATAGGAAATCTTTCATTCTTAACAATTCTCTCAGTTTCTTATAATAACTTAGAGGGAGATATTCCGCAAGAAATATGTCGCctaaaaaacttgaaaatgataTTAGTGTTTGCCAATAAATTGTCTGGTACATTTCCTTCTTGTCTTTACAATATGTCATCTCTTACTACGATCTCAGCTGCACAGAATCAGTTCAATGACTCTCTTCCACCCAACATTTTCAACTCTCTCCCAAATCTTGAAGTGTTTCAAATTGGTGACAATCAAATCTCAGGTCTAATGCCCATTTCTGTTGCAAATGCTTCTACCCTTACAAAACTTGATATCAGTAAAAACTCTTTTCTTGGAAAAATTCCAAATCTTGGAAGGCTAAAAAATCTTTTGAGGCTAAATTTggaattaaataattttggttACAATTCAACGAAAgatttagattttttaaaatcattgaCAAACTGTAGTAAGTTGCAACTAGTTTCTATAGCTTATAATAATTTTGGAGGTCATTTGCCATCTCTCATAGGTAACTTAACTTCCCAATTTAGTCAACTGTATCTTGGGAGTAATCAAATATCTGGGAAAATTCCTTTAGAATTAGGAAATCTATATAGTTTAATTATCTTGGCCATGGAAAACAACCGTTTTGAAGGGATGATACCAGGTTCTTTTGGGAAGTTTCAACAGATGCAAGTGTTAGATTTGAGTGAAAACAAATTGTTAGGACATATACCATCCTTCATAGGCAACCTTAGTAAGATGTATTATTTGAGTTTAGCACATAATATGTTAGAACATAATATTCCCCCAAACTTAGGAAATTGTCAAAGTTTAAATCACCTAAACCTTTCACAAAACAATCTTAAAGGAACCATACCTATAGAGGTTTTAAGTATTTCCGCGTTATCAAACTCTGTGGACTTGTCACAAAACTCATTGAGTGGAAACCTACCTGTTGAAGTGAGTCggctaaaaaatattaataagcTAGATGTCTCCGAGAACAATTTGTCTGGTGAAATTCCTATAACCATTGGTCAATGCAAAAAATTAGAATACCTTTATTTGCAAGGAAACTCCTTCGGCAAAATCATACCTTCCTCTTTGGGGTCTCTTAGAGGACTTCGATATTTAGACCTGTCAAGAAATCGATTGTCTGGAACAATTCCTAACGTTCTGCAAAATATTTCTTTAGAACACTTGAATGTTTCATTTAACATGTTGGATGGAGAGGTTCCAAAAGAAGGTGTCTTTGGAAATGCTAGCGCATTAGCGGTGACTGGTAACAATAAGCTTTGTGGAGGTATTTCTCACTTGCACCTTCCTCCATGCCCTGTCGAACATATGAAACTGGCAAAACACCATAATTACCGTTTGATAGCAGTGATAGTTAGTGTGGTTGTTTTTCTTCTCGCAATTCTACTTATTGTATCTATCTACTTGATGAGGAAAAGAACCAAGAAACCATTTTCAAATTCACCAACAACTGACCAACTAGCTATGGTTTCTTACCAAGACTTATATCAGGCTACTGATGGGTTCTCGGCTACAAACTTGATTGGATCAGGAGGCTTTGGTTCGGTGTATAAAGGAATTCTTATGTCAGAAGATAAAGTCATTGTTGTAAAGGTCCTGAACCTTGAAAAGAAGGGAGCTCAAAAGAGTTTTATAACCGAATGTAATGCACTCAAAAATATTAGACATCGAAATTTGGTTAAGATTTTAACTTGCTGTTCTAGTATTGATTACAAATGTCAAGAATTCAAAGCTCTAATTTTTGAATACATGAAAAATGGAAGCTTAGAACAATGGTTGCATCTAAGGACAGGAAATGTAGAGCATCCTAGAACATTGGATCTTAATCAAAGATTGAATATCATTATTGATGTTGCTTGTGCATTACATTATCTTCATCATGAATCTGAGCAGTTGGTCCTTCATTGTGATCTAAAGCCAAGCAATGTCCTTATTGATGAAGACATCGTTGCTCATGTGAGTGATTTTGGTATAGCAAGACTTGTCTCATCTGTCGACAGTATCTCTCCTAAGGACACTAGCACAATCGGAATAAAAGGGACCATTGGATATGCTCCTCCAG agtACGGAATGGGTTCCGAAGTTTCCACTCATGGTGATATGTATAGCTTTGGGATACTTATATTGGAAATGCTTACGCGAAGAAGACCTACAGATGAAATGTTTATAGATGGTCAAAATCTTCGCATGTATGTTGAAATTTCATTTCCTAATGATGTTATGGAGATTTTGGACCCACATATTGTAGCAAGAGATGAAGAAGCAACAATTGAAGATGGAAACAGTTGGAATCTTATTCCAACAATAGAGAAATGCTTAGTTTCACTATTTAGGATTGGACTTGCTTGTTCGATGGACACACCTAAAGCAAGAATGAACATAGCAGATGCAACTAGAGAGCTAAACATAATTAGAAAGACTTTTCTCGCTGGCAAG GTGTTCACCCCCTCACGAGTAATCAAAGCTGAAATAAATTTCGGCAACTAA